In Rosa chinensis cultivar Old Blush chromosome 1, RchiOBHm-V2, whole genome shotgun sequence, a genomic segment contains:
- the LOC121049002 gene encoding secreted RxLR effector protein 161-like, whose amino-acid sequence MPTCAHGEVPISKGDKLNKDQCPKTSVEKKETESVPYVRLVGSLMYAQVCTRPDLSFAVGMLSRFQSDPGHKHWTAGKKVLRYLQRTKSHMLVYKRVKKLELVGVTDSNFTGNYPASMKSTCGYVYMLAGGAVAWKTMKQSLIATSTMQAKIIAIYEGVCEGLWIRNFFLETKILSNFVDGKLKVYCDNEAAVFFSKNSERSNNSKHINLKFYSVRKRVKDGEIEIAAISTDAQLADTFTKALPVSVFKKHVEDMGILSSLDS is encoded by the coding sequence ATGCCTACTTGTGCTCATGGGGAGGTTCCAATATCTAAGGGAGATAAATTAAATAAGGATCAATGCCCTAAAACAAGTGTTGAGAAAAAGGAAACGGAGTCTGTACCATATGTTAGATTAGTTggcagtctcatgtatgcacaagtctgcactaggccagattTATCATTTGCAGTTGGCATGTTGTCTAGATTTCAATCTGATCCTGGGCACAAGCATTGGACTGCTGGCAAAAAGGTATTGAGATACCTACAGAGGACTAAGAGTCACATGCTTGTGTATAAGCGTGTGAAGAAACTTGAACTTGTAGGCGTCACAGACTCAAATTTTACAGGCAATTATCCTGCATCAATGAAGTCTACTTGTGGCTATGTATATATGTTGGCAGGTGGTGCAGTGGCTtggaaaacaatgaaacaatcaTTGATAGCCACATCCACCATGCAAGCAAAAATTATAGCCATATATGAAGGTGTATGTGAAGGCCTATGGATCAGAAACTTTTTTTTGGAAACAAAGATTTTAAGTAATTTTGTTGATGGAAAGCTGAAAGtttattgtgataatgaagCTGCTGTGTTCTTCAGTAAGAATAGCGAAAGGTCTaataattcaaaacatataaacttGAAGTTCTATAGTGTGAGAAAGAGGGTAAAAGATGGAGAGATTGAAATAGCTGCCATTAGCACAGATGCACAGCTTGCAGACACTTTTACCAAGGCATTACCAGTTTCAGTTTTCAAGAAGCATGTTGAAGACATGGGAATTCTCTCTAGTTTAGATTCCTGA
- the LOC112173216 gene encoding SUN domain-containing protein 1 — protein MSASTVSITANPTTRRRPVVAVEKRSTHIELVSAEPQSQRADDQTAANTRDLSHQSIRSETAVDRSAQTRRTGATSTVSPPSAHRRSRKALPGTKRPRWLRLLRIFGKWFGLLVFVGGLAQILIRLAYGSTAAAPMAFTDLEGRIAEVEASMKETSRMLQVGVDVASRKIDKEVGELRKEVEDRGVALASELRKLEVKSKGLERSVEELKSVEWLSKQEFEGIYQELKKEGKSGELGASFDDIMAYARNVVEKEIEKHAADGLARVDYALGSGGAAVVKHSEPYVVGKGNWWTSMRNGVHSDADKMLRPSFGEPGQCFPLKGSSGFVQIKLRTAIIPEAITLEHVSKSVAYDRTSAPKDCRISAWLRRVHDQDLEVHTEKRFLLAEFTYDLEKSNAQTVTVLDSAVSNIVDTVRLDFTSNHGSPSHTCIYRLRVHGHEPEAVSVMAMHLS, from the exons atgtcGGCATCGACTGTATCTATCACGGCGAACCCGACGACCCGCCGGCGACCCGTCGTGGCCGTCGAGAAGAGGTCCACCCACATCGAACTCGTCTCCGCCGAACCCCAATCGCAGAGGGCCGACGACCAAACCGCCGCTAACACCAGAGATCTGAGTCACCAGTCCATTAGAAGCGAAACCGCCGTCGACCGCTCCGCTCAGACCCGAAGAACCGGCGCAACTTCCACCGTCTCACCCCCCTCCGCCCACCGCCGCTCTCGCAAAGCCCTACCCGGAACCAAGCGACCTCGCTGGCTCAGGTTGCTTCGTATTTTTGGCAAGTGGTTCGGTCTTCTTGTTTTCGTCGGCGGTTTGGCCCAGATACTCATACGCCTCGCTTACGGCTCCACTGCCGCCGCGCCCATGGCGTTTACCGACTTGGAGGGTCGGATTGCGGAGGTCGAAGCGTCGATGAAGGAGACCTCTAGGATGCTTCAGGTTGGGGTCGACGTGGCGAGCCGGAAGATCGACAAGGAGGTCGGAGAGTTGAGGAAGGAGGTGGAGGACAGAGGGGTGGCTTTGGCCAGTGAATTGAGGAAATTGGAGGTGAAAAGCAAAGGGCTGGAGAGGTCTGTGGAGGAATTGAAGAGCGTGGAGTGGCTGTCCAAGCAAGAGTTTGAGGGGATTTACCAGGAGTTGAAGAAGGAAGGGAAGAGTGGTGAGTTGGGTGCGAGTTTCGATGATATAATGGCGTATGCCAGGAATGTGGTGGAGAAGGAGATAGAGAAGCATGCTGCGGATGGGCTTGCGAGGGTGGATTATGCATTGGGGAGTGGCGGTGCTGCGGTTGTGAAGCATTCGGAGCCTTATGTGGTGGGGAAAGGGAATTGGTGGACGAGTATGAGGAATGGGGTTCATAGTGATGCTGATAAGATGTTGAGACCGAGTTTTGGAGAGCCCGGGCAGTGTTTTCCATTGAAAGGGAGTAGTGGGTTTGTTCAGATTAAGCTCAGGACAGCCATTATTCCCGAGGCTATCACTCTGGAGCATGTTTCAAAG AGTGTTGCTTACGACAGAACGAGTGCTCCCAAGGACTGTCGTATATCTGCATGGCTGCGAAGAGTGCATGATCAGGATTTAGAAGTCCATACAGAGAAGAGGTTTCTTTTGGCTGAGTTCACATATGACCTCGAGAAGAGCAATGCCCAGACAGTCACTGTGTTGGACTCAGCTGTGTCTAACATTGTTGACACAGTGAGGTTGGATTTCACATCCAATCATGGTAGCCCTTCACATACTTGCATATATCGTCTGCGAGTTCATGGACATGAACCCGAAGCTGTTTCTGTAATGGCCATGCACCTGTCTTAA
- the LOC112193002 gene encoding uncharacterized protein LOC112193002 isoform X2, which produces MSTRINSESSPKPNVDISCSQEMRKKNPKRKRNSCENIELLVEIMTPEADPSLQPLLAIFSEQEVEVTHPLDTSTEWKDTKFDEVPSSSHLAPKADTEVVAISREGSLLQMAQSSPEKSLLKCSQKKLLILDINGLLADIVQMEDSNCSSFKPDKVISWKFLRGHFAMILSSSALTDLMWVCGLQESRKMWTC; this is translated from the exons ATGAGCACAAGAATAAACTCGGAAAGTAGTCCCAAGCCCAATGTAGATATTAGCTGCTCACAAGagatgaggaaaaaaaatccaaagagAAAGCGCAATTCTTGTGAAAATATAGAGCTATTAGTGGAAATAATGACGCCAGAAGCAGATCCATCTCTTCAGCCTCTTCTTGCAATATTCTCTGAACAAGAGGTAGAGGTGACACATCCACTTGATACTAGTACAGAGTGGAAAGATACCAAGTTTGATGAAGTTCCTTCCTCGTCACATTTGGCTCCAAAAGCTGATACTGAAGTAGTTGCTATCAGTAGAGAGGGCAGTCTTTTGCAGATGGCACAATCTTCACCTGAAAAATCTCTTCTTAAGTGTTCTCAGAAAAAGCTTCTCATTCTTGATATTAATGGGCTGCTTGCTGATATTGTTCAGATGGAAGATTCTAACTGCAGTAGTTTTAAACCAGACAAAGTTATATCATGGAAA TTTTTAAGAGGCCATTTTGCGATGATTTTATCCAGTTCTGCTTTGACAGATTTGATGTGGGTGTGTGGTCTTCAAGAATCAA GAAAAATGTGGACTTGCTGA
- the LOC112193002 gene encoding uncharacterized protein LOC112193002 isoform X1 → MSTRINSESSPKPNVDISCSQEMRKKNPKRKRNSCENIELLVEIMTPEADPSLQPLLAIFSEQEVEVTHPLDTSTEWKDTKFDEVPSSSHLAPKADTEVVAISREGSLLQMAQSSPEKSLLKCSQKKLLILDINGLLADIVQMEDSNCSSFKPDKVISWKFLRGHFAMILSSSALTDLMWVCGLQESSRLHSWTHVPFSGFLFVGI, encoded by the exons ATGAGCACAAGAATAAACTCGGAAAGTAGTCCCAAGCCCAATGTAGATATTAGCTGCTCACAAGagatgaggaaaaaaaatccaaagagAAAGCGCAATTCTTGTGAAAATATAGAGCTATTAGTGGAAATAATGACGCCAGAAGCAGATCCATCTCTTCAGCCTCTTCTTGCAATATTCTCTGAACAAGAGGTAGAGGTGACACATCCACTTGATACTAGTACAGAGTGGAAAGATACCAAGTTTGATGAAGTTCCTTCCTCGTCACATTTGGCTCCAAAAGCTGATACTGAAGTAGTTGCTATCAGTAGAGAGGGCAGTCTTTTGCAGATGGCACAATCTTCACCTGAAAAATCTCTTCTTAAGTGTTCTCAGAAAAAGCTTCTCATTCTTGATATTAATGGGCTGCTTGCTGATATTGTTCAGATGGAAGATTCTAACTGCAGTAGTTTTAAACCAGACAAAGTTATATCATGGAAA TTTTTAAGAGGCCATTTTGCGATGATTTTATCCAGTTCTGCTTTGACAGATTTGATGTGGGTGTGTGGTCTTCAAGAATCAAGTAGGCTTCATTCTTGGACACATGTACCTTTTTCCGGTTTCTTGTTTGTTGGTATATAA
- the LOC112192996 gene encoding formin-like protein 7 isoform X2 gives MPPANQQRPPPPLHFHFQQGSLAPPAPPNVVQQAIGQQGPYLYQTPMPPANQQRPPPPLHFHFQQGSRAAPVPPNVVQQAIYAVPPPIGQQGRYLYQHGFVAPPLPTHQSSSVPFSGMPNTGQSYGHPVPPVHGSTWHNMQHSSTAGNWNFQRIHPPALVTPHAPPYPYMSKAAVPHGALPPSNNTTSGCAAQGPTWCRALYPAQPQAGLQHNPPPPPASIIVNPTSLGTSGHLTAGASEMASLALLPAANPQSPFAPLPTAPSPSTSLPKLDAFSFPSHPHIDRRSNKLLLTETRPLNASDMEIEDPLIRIFSADRGLLIEITNSKCPQSHEELSLSQNKKMKKKKKKKKKKRCKTPETNIKSCESPSIQPQLVQVTDQEVEMPQDLSFSAKNKKSCKLLDCSMEVCDVSVGTSVMESNMPAVDPYIQPSMEQLVVQPLVEGMSTTTNSKSPKPNADFGCLQETKKKKQKRSHKTNENKELPVETMMPEADPSFQRSFAMFSEQELEVSQPLNVDAGPLVEGMSRTLNPEKPRLNADFNCSQETKKKKRKREILMEPMMPEAESSLQPSLTISLNKY, from the exons ACAGGGCTCTCTGGCACCACCGGCACCGCCAAATGTAGTTCAGCAGGCTATAGGTCAGCAGGGTCCTTATTTATATCAGACACCTATGCCACCTGCAAACCAACAACGTCCACCACCTCCCCTTCATTTCCATTTCCAACAGGGCTCTCGGGCAGCACCAGTACCACCAAATGTAGTTCAGCAGGCTATATATGCAGTCCCACCTCCGATAGGTCAGCAGGGTCGTTATTTATATCAGCACGGTTTTGTTGCCCCACCTCTCCCTACTCACCAAAGTTCATCTGTCCCGTTCAGTGGGATGCCAAATACAGGGCAATCTTATGGACACCCCGTTCCACCAGTCCATGGAAGCACATGGCATAACAtgcaacattcttcaacagcaGGAAACTGGAATTTCCAACGGATTCATCCACCAGCACTTGTGACTCCGCATGCTCCTCCCTACCCATACATGTCAAAGGCTGCAGTACCACATGGAGCATTACCCCCTTCAAATAATACTACTTCTGGTTGTGCTGCACAAGGACCAACATGGTGTAGAGCTTTGTATCCAGCACAACCACAGGCTGGTCTTCAGCATAATCCACCACCCCCTCCCGCCTCTATTATTGTCAATCCCACTTCACTTGGAACTTCTGGACATTTAACAGCCGGCGCTTCTGAAATGGCTTCCTTGGCTCTCCTACCAGCAGCAAATCCTCAATCACCCTTTGCGCCATTGCCCACCGCTCCTTCACCTTCAACTTCATTGCCAAAGCTTGATGCTTTCAGTTTTCCTAGTCATCCCCACATTGATCGTAGGTCTAATAAACTTCTGTTGACTGAAACGAGGCCTCTAAATGCTTCTGACATGGAGATTGAAG ATCCTCTTATAAGAATTTTCAGTGCCGATCGTGGTCTCTTAATtgaaataacaaattcaaagtgTCCTCAATCACATGAGGAGCTGAGTCTTTCACAAaataagaagatgaagaagaagaagaagaag aagaagaagaaaaggtgtAAAACCCCCGAGACAAATATTAAAAGTTGTGAAAGTCCCTCTATACAGCCTCAACTTGTACAAGTGACAGATCAAGAGGTAGAAATGCCTCAGGATTTGAGTTTCTCAGCGAAAAACAAGAAAAGCTGTAAACTCCTTGACTGTAGTATGGAAGTGTGCGACGTTTCTGTTGGTACTTCTGTTATGGAAAGCAATATGCCAGCAGTTGATCCATATATACAGCCTTCTATGGAGCAGCTTGTTGTGCAGCCACTTGTGGAGGGAATGAGTACAACAACAAACTCAAAAAGCCCCAAACCTAATGCAGATTTTGGCTGCTtacaagaaacaaagaaaaagaagcagaaGAGAAGTCACAAAACCAATGAGAATAAAGAGCTACCAGTGGAAACAATGATGCCAGAAGCAGATCCATCGTTTCAGCGTTCTTTTGCAATGTTCTCTGAACAAGAATTAGAGGTGTCACAACCACTTAATGTTGATGCAGGACCACTTGTGGAGGGAATGAGCAGAACATTAAACCCAGAAAAGCCCAGGCTGAATGCAGATTTTAACTGCTCacaagaaacaaagaagaaaaagcgaAAGAGAGAAATATTAATGGAACCAATGATGCCAGAAGCAGAATCATCTCTTCAGCCTTCTCTTACAATTTCTCTGAACAAGTACTAG
- the LOC112192996 gene encoding formin-like protein 7 isoform X1, translating to MPPANQQRPPPPLHFHFQQGSLAPPAPPNVVQQAIGQQGPYLYQTPMPPANQQRPPPPLHFHFQQGSRAAPVPPNVVQQAIYAVPPPIGQQGRYLYQHGFVAPPLPTHQSSSVPFSGMPNTGQSYGHPVPPVHGSTWHNMQHSSTAGNWNFQRIHPPALVTPHAPPYPYMSKAAVPHGALPPSNNTTSGCAAQGPTWCRALYPAQPQAGLQHNPPPPPASIIVNPTSLGTSGHLTAGASEMASLALLPAANPQSPFAPLPTAPSPSTSLPKLDAFSFPSHPHIDRRSNKLLLTETRPLNASDMEIEDPLIRIFSADRGLLIEITNSKCPQSHEELSLSQNKKMKKKKKKKKGCTTSETNDTSSEIPSLQPQLVRLSDEQAPQPLREKITTTTEICCQSHVELSLSQSSKKKKRCKTPETNIKSCESPSIQPQLVQVTDQEVEMPQDLSFSAKNKKSCKLLDCSMEVCDVSVGTSVMESNMPAVDPYIQPSMEQLVVQPLVEGMSTTTNSKSPKPNADFGCLQETKKKKQKRSHKTNENKELPVETMMPEADPSFQRSFAMFSEQELEVSQPLNVDAGPLVEGMSRTLNPEKPRLNADFNCSQETKKKKRKREILMEPMMPEAESSLQPSLTISLNKY from the exons ACAGGGCTCTCTGGCACCACCGGCACCGCCAAATGTAGTTCAGCAGGCTATAGGTCAGCAGGGTCCTTATTTATATCAGACACCTATGCCACCTGCAAACCAACAACGTCCACCACCTCCCCTTCATTTCCATTTCCAACAGGGCTCTCGGGCAGCACCAGTACCACCAAATGTAGTTCAGCAGGCTATATATGCAGTCCCACCTCCGATAGGTCAGCAGGGTCGTTATTTATATCAGCACGGTTTTGTTGCCCCACCTCTCCCTACTCACCAAAGTTCATCTGTCCCGTTCAGTGGGATGCCAAATACAGGGCAATCTTATGGACACCCCGTTCCACCAGTCCATGGAAGCACATGGCATAACAtgcaacattcttcaacagcaGGAAACTGGAATTTCCAACGGATTCATCCACCAGCACTTGTGACTCCGCATGCTCCTCCCTACCCATACATGTCAAAGGCTGCAGTACCACATGGAGCATTACCCCCTTCAAATAATACTACTTCTGGTTGTGCTGCACAAGGACCAACATGGTGTAGAGCTTTGTATCCAGCACAACCACAGGCTGGTCTTCAGCATAATCCACCACCCCCTCCCGCCTCTATTATTGTCAATCCCACTTCACTTGGAACTTCTGGACATTTAACAGCCGGCGCTTCTGAAATGGCTTCCTTGGCTCTCCTACCAGCAGCAAATCCTCAATCACCCTTTGCGCCATTGCCCACCGCTCCTTCACCTTCAACTTCATTGCCAAAGCTTGATGCTTTCAGTTTTCCTAGTCATCCCCACATTGATCGTAGGTCTAATAAACTTCTGTTGACTGAAACGAGGCCTCTAAATGCTTCTGACATGGAGATTGAAG ATCCTCTTATAAGAATTTTCAGTGCCGATCGTGGTCTCTTAATtgaaataacaaattcaaagtgTCCTCAATCACATGAGGAGCTGAGTCTTTCACAAaataagaagatgaagaagaagaagaagaagaagaaagggtgtACAACCTCTGAGACGAATGATACAAGTAGTGAAATTCCCTCCCTACAGCCTCAACTTGTACGACTCTCAGATGAACAAGCACCGCAACCACTTAGAGAGAAAATTACTACAACAACAGAAATATGTTGCCAGTCACATGTGGAGCTGAGTCTTTCACAAAGtagtaagaagaagaaaaggtgtAAAACCCCCGAGACAAATATTAAAAGTTGTGAAAGTCCCTCTATACAGCCTCAACTTGTACAAGTGACAGATCAAGAGGTAGAAATGCCTCAGGATTTGAGTTTCTCAGCGAAAAACAAGAAAAGCTGTAAACTCCTTGACTGTAGTATGGAAGTGTGCGACGTTTCTGTTGGTACTTCTGTTATGGAAAGCAATATGCCAGCAGTTGATCCATATATACAGCCTTCTATGGAGCAGCTTGTTGTGCAGCCACTTGTGGAGGGAATGAGTACAACAACAAACTCAAAAAGCCCCAAACCTAATGCAGATTTTGGCTGCTtacaagaaacaaagaaaaagaagcagaaGAGAAGTCACAAAACCAATGAGAATAAAGAGCTACCAGTGGAAACAATGATGCCAGAAGCAGATCCATCGTTTCAGCGTTCTTTTGCAATGTTCTCTGAACAAGAATTAGAGGTGTCACAACCACTTAATGTTGATGCAGGACCACTTGTGGAGGGAATGAGCAGAACATTAAACCCAGAAAAGCCCAGGCTGAATGCAGATTTTAACTGCTCacaagaaacaaagaagaaaaagcgaAAGAGAGAAATATTAATGGAACCAATGATGCCAGAAGCAGAATCATCTCTTCAGCCTTCTCTTACAATTTCTCTGAACAAGTACTAG